In Diorhabda sublineata isolate icDioSubl1.1 chromosome 4, icDioSubl1.1, whole genome shotgun sequence, a single window of DNA contains:
- the LOC130443255 gene encoding facilitated trehalose transporter Tret1-like, translated as MLSILDFGDTWPQYMAVMTALIAMVNAGIHFAWPSPSLPKIMSDEYKFEITSEEASYITIIGPCGDILGSILYPALVDRIGRKKTILLIAVPQIISMGMIYFSFYSKVLLYFARLIGGLAEAGCFTTLPLYIGEVSEPQVRGVLGSLFSLVFIIGVFTVNSIGSYVTIHTAALVFLVLPIIFVLLFSRMPESPYYYIMKSKFDEAEHCLKDLRRKDQVDRELQCLINDVNRQMSEPGRYQDLYQIQSNRIACIVMFGLRIIQQLSGTSAISLYMQIIFNKSTNILSKDLASIFIFGLQLSVNLTAVFIVDKIGRKPLLTISCIGCSLPLFIMAVFFVLQDYSSYDLSDLNYIPLVGIVIFTIAFAIGQGNVVNLMIGEMFSSSIKAKASCLMNILFAIFMILTTKLFQLTSDHVGMYVPFFFFAFCQVGGAAFSYLVVPETKGKSLEEIQQKLKKK; from the exons ATGTTATCGATTTTGGATTTTGGAGATACATGGCCTCAATACATGGCGGTCATGACAG CATTAATAGCGATGGTAAATGCTGGTATCCATTTTGCTTGGCCTAGTCCTAGTTTACCAAAAATTATGTCAgatgaatataaatttgaaataacttcGGAAGAAGCATCATATATAACCATCATAG gTCCTTGTGGTGATATCCTAGGGAGTATCCTGTATCCCGCTTTAGTCGACAGAATAGGCAGAAAAAAGACGATTCTTCTTATAGCAGTCCCACAGATAATTTCCATGGGAATGATATATTTCTCATTCTATTCCAAAGTCTTACTTTATTTTGCAAGATTAATTGGAGGATTGGCCGAAGCCGGTTGCTTTACAACTTTGCCTCTGTACATCGGCGAG gtgTCGGAGCCTCAAGTCCGTGGCGTATTAGGCTCTCTATTTTCCTTAGTTTTCATCATTGGTGTCTTCACGGTTAACAGCATCGGGTCTTACGTAACAATCCATACAGCAGCTTTAGTATTCTTAGTTCTACCCATAATTTTCGTTCTATTGTTTTCTAGAATGCCTGAGAGTCCTTATTATTACATTATGAAGTCGAAATTTGACGAAGCGGAACATTGTTTGAAAGATTTGAGAAGGAAAGATCAAGTTGATAGAGAGCTTCAATGTTTAATAAACGACGTTAATAGACAGATGTCTGAACCTGGGAGGTATCAGGATTTGTATCAAATTCAGAGCAATAGAATCGCTTGTATTGTAATGTTCGGCTTAAGAATTATCCAACAGTTGAGTGGAACTTCGGCGATTTCTTTATACATGCAGATTATATTTAACAAATCTACTAATATTTTATCGAAAGATTTAGCGTCAATCTTCATATTTGGTTTACAGTTGAGTGTTAATTTGACAGCTGTTTTTATCGTTGATAAAATAGGACGAAAACCGCTGTTAACAATTTCCTGTATTGGCTGCTCTCTACCTTTATTCATCATGGCTGTGTTTTTCGTCTTACAGGATTACAGCAGTTACGATTTATCAGATTTAAATTATATCCCCCTAGTCGGTATAGTAATCTTCACCATAGCTTTTGCTATTGGTCAAGGTAACGTGGTGAATCTCATGATTGGGGAGATgttttcttcaagtattaaagCGAAAGCTTCTTGTTTGATGAACATCCTTTTCGCTATCTTTATGATTTTAACAACGAAATTGTTTCAATTGACTTCAGATCATGTAGGCATGTATGTACCGTTCTTTTTTTTCGCTTTTTGTCAAGTTGGTGGCGCTGCTTTCTCATATTTAGTCGTACCAGAAACAAAAGGGAAAAGTTTAGAAGAAATAcagcaaaaattgaaaaagaaatga